A genomic segment from Triticum dicoccoides isolate Atlit2015 ecotype Zavitan chromosome 1A, WEW_v2.0, whole genome shotgun sequence encodes:
- the LOC119359337 gene encoding CSC1-like protein At3g21620 — translation MATIKDIGVGAAFNIVTATIFLLIFAFLRLQPINDRIFFPKWYLKGMRDSPSSAGAAVTKYVNLNVRSYLKFLSWMPAALKMPEEELIEHAGLDSVVYLRIYLTGLKIFVPITILAFAVLVPVNWTNDTLDDLKVVHSDIDNLSISNIPHGSKRFIAHLVMAYVFTFWTCYVLKNEYERVATMRLRFLASEKRRPDQFTVLVRNIPPDPDESVSELVEHFFLVNHPDHYLKHQTVYNANKLADLVEKKKKMRNWLDYYQNKLERKSKRPTTKTGFLGCFGSEVDAIDHCKSEIEKIGKEEAEERKKVMKDPKSIMPAAFVSFRSRWGAAVCAQTQQTSNPTLWLTEWAPEPRDVYWSNLSIPFVSLTVRRLIIGVAFFFLNFFYVIPIAFVQTLANLEGIEKALPFLKPLIESPPIKSFIQGFLPGLALKIFLIVLPTILMYMSQFEGLISQSSLERRTASKYFIFLFFNVFLGSIVTGSALEQLDTYLHASANDIPRIIGVAIPMKATFFITYVMVDGWAGVSLEILRIRAFVLYHLKNFFLVKTEKDREEAMDPGSICFYWSEPRIQLYFLLGLVYAAVTPLLLPFILVFFALGYVVYRHQIINVYHQRYESGAQFWPNVHLRIIVALIASQLLLLGLLSTKGLEEATPVLLVLPILTFWFHKYCTHRYKPAFVRNPLQEAMRKDTLEHAREPNFDLKSYLADSYLHPVFKSDDVDKFYVAEDPGADEVIVATKRQSRRTTPMQSKYDGSDRLSVPDSIPER, via the exons ATGGCTACGATCAAAGACATTGGCGTCGGGGCGGCGTTCAACATAGTGACCGCCACCATCTTCCTGCTGATATTCGCTTTCCTGCGGCTACAGCCCATCAACGACAGGATCTTCTTCCCGAAATGGTACCTCAAGGGAATGCGGGACAGCCCCTCCTCCGCCGGCGCCGCCGTGACCAAGTATGTCAACCTGAACGTGCGGTCGTACTTGAAGTTCTTGAGCTGGATGCCGGCTGCTCTCAAGATGCCCGAGGAGGAGTTGATCGAGCATGCCGGCCTCGATTCCGTTGTCTATCTACGGATATACCTCACCGG ACTGAAGATATTTGTCCCGATTACGATTCTTGCTTTTGCTGTTCTGGTCCCTGTGAACTGGACCAATGATACGCTAGATGATTTGAAGGTAGTCCACAGTGATATTGACAACCTTTCAATATCCAACATACCTCATGGATCAAAGAG GTTTATAGCTCACTTGGTTATGGCCTATGTATTTACTTTTTGGACCTGCTATGTACTTAAGAATGAGTATGAAAGAGTCGCGACTATGAGGTTGCGCTTTCTTGCTTCAGAGAAACGCCGACCAGATCAGTTCACT gttcttgTACGGAACATACCACCAGACCCCGATGAATCAGTTAGCGAGCTTGTGGAACATTTCTTCCTTGTCAATCATCCTGATCATTATCTGAAACATCAG ACAGTTTACAATGCAAATAAACTTGCTGATCTGgttgagaagaagaagaaaatgcggAATTGGCTTGATTACTACCAAAACAAGCTTGAGCGAAAATCCAAAAGGCCAACAACTAAG ACTGGCTTTCTTGGATGTTTTGGTTCTGAAGTGGATGCGATTGATCACTGCAAATCAGAGATTGAGAAGATAGGGAAGGAA GAAGCTGAAGAGCGTAAAAAGGTCATGAAGGATCCCAAGTCCATTATGCCAGCAGCCTTTGTTTCTTTTCGTTCACGGTGGGGTGCAGCTGTTTGTGCACAGACACAACAAACCAGCAACCCAACCCTTTGGCTGACTGAATGGGCTCCAGAACCTCGTGATGTCTACTGGAGTAATCTATCTATTCCCTTTGTTTCCCTCACAGTCAGGAGGTTGATAATTGGCGTGGCCTTTTTCTTCCTCAACTTCTTCTATGTCATTCCAATAGCATTCGTACAGACTCTTGCAAATCTTGAAGGCATAGAGAAGGCACTACCATTTCTAAAACCTTTAATTGAATC ACCCCCCATTAAATCATTCATCCAAGGGTTTCTTCCTGGACTTGCTCTGAAGATCTTCCTCATAGTGCTTCCAACTATACTGATGTACATGTCACAGTTTGAAGGATTAATATCACAGTCATCACTAGAGCGAAGAACTGCATCCAAGTATTTTATATTcttgttcttcaatgtatttttgggGAGCATCGTTACAGGATCTGCTTTGGAGCAGCTTGATACCTACCTTCATGCGTCAGCTAATGA CATACCAAGGATCATTGGTGTAGCCATACCAATGAAGGCAACATTTTTCATAACATACGTAATGGTTGATGGTTGGGCTGGTGTATCTCTTGAAATATTGAGAATAAGGGCATTTGTGCTATACCACCTGAAAAACTTTTTCTTGGTCAAGACAGAGAAGGACAGAGAAGAGGCAATGGATCCGGGCAGCATCTGTTTTTACTGGTCTGAGCCTCGAATACAGCTATATTTCTTGCTTGGTCTTGTGTATGCTGCAGTGACACCGCTCTTGCTACCTTTTATACTGGTATTCTTTGCGCTGGGATACGTTGTCTACCGCCACCAG ATCATAAATGTCTACCATCAACGGTACGAGAGTGGGGCGCAGTTCTGGCCCAACGTGCATCTACGCATAATCGTAGCCTTGATCGCATCGCAGCTGCTTCTCCTTGGGCTCTTGAGCACAAAAGGTTTGGAGGAGGCGACGCCAGTTCTCCTCGTTCTTCCCATATTAACCTTTTGGTTCCACAAGTACTGCACGCACCGGTACAAgcccgcgtttgtgaggaacccgcTGCAG GAGGCGATGAGGAAGGACACGCTGGAGCACGCGAGGGAGCCCAACTTCGACCTCAAGTCGTACCTGGCGGACTCGTACCTGCACCCAGTGTTCAAGAGCGACGATGTCGACAAGTTCTACGTCGCCGAGGACCCCGGCGCGGATGAGGTGATTGTGGCGACCAAGCGGCAGTCGAGGAGGACCACGCCCATGCAGAGCAAGTACGACGGCTCCGACAGGCTCTCCGTGCCGGACTCCATACCCGAAAGGTAG
- the LOC119349983 gene encoding uncharacterized protein LOC119349983, with translation MVGEKTRQLELKKMKKMRRGSPSFTPPPAWIHSGRSPSMATEDTMRTSDRNRDGGCRLPTTSIPSRCTVGEDEESEDETYEDDEDESGDEVEYFPSPDANQEGRTKRNQDPTGVSPTTRATKRDRVEAEQQASPPPTKRKGSFKVISRKPRKAAALPRTWKPMPDVAKVVPSASFTSQATENTKNRSKGTLDAGVVSSKGITLFQYHPSKQANHLMLMSVSF, from the exons atggtcGGGGAAAAGACTCGCCAATTAGagttgaagaagatgaagaagatgaggaGGGGTTCACCATCGTTCACGCCTCCGCCCGCCTGGATCCACAGTGGCCGGTCGCCGTCCATGGCGACCGAAGATACAATGCGGACGTCAGATCGAAATAGGGATGGAGGTTGCCGGCTGCCGACAACCTCCATCCCAAGTCGGTGCACTGTTGGAGAAGATGAAGAATCAGAGGATGAAACTTATGAAGATGACGAGGACGAAAGCGGCGATGAAGTGGAGTATTTTCCCTCCCCGGATGCCAATCAGGAGGGTCGGACCAAGAGGAACCAGGATCCGACTGGAGTCTCACCAACTACTCGGGCGACCAAGCGTGACCGAGTGGAAGCAGAGCAACAAGCATCTCCTCCTCCAACCAAACGAAAAGGATCATTTAAAGTCATAAGTCGAAAACCTCGAAAGGCTGCCGCTCTACCAAGGACATGGAAACCAATGCCTGATGTTGCAAA GGTTGTCCCTTCTGCAAGCTTCACCAGCCAAGCAACTGAAAATACTAAAAATAGATCCAAGGGGACGCTTGATGCTGGTGTTGTGTCTTCAAAAGGTATAACACTTTTTCAATATCATCCGAGCAAACAAGCGAACCACCTTATGCTAATGAGTGTAAGTTTTTAG
- the LOC119341396 gene encoding myosin-2 heavy chain-like: MDTAPDTSPSPPEIQSGGLIQTPTAPEPISPTTMAVKSPRRNETPSISSTSFSLARSLEDEVGAGKEAMLHAEQMETRLKELLISNETLKTNIRKTCESGTKYLGLKKELEKVRQELDEEQAKTIRLEREKTAMEESVKKILEEKDTALAKAKEEADAMSKKANDRLEELQEAREMKDHYLKVAEDMKKQIEALKASESEWHTKYVERSDLAEMTKMKYEKDLGELKQGISDTETFLVGQLDEVKQRLEVFCSDPIMEAHKVQKELEAYGIDIKETPWASTRVAEAVIRLEERAKAAKSVIAQVRKSMKGINATLHPGEEVDEALPICLQQLEQVPGRVSRCKKSVARCGANVALALTRVHFPEINEAKLQNIGVGNPEGEDFEDHMQTFIRTANQIASLIGLDLSVEPARVPDTSEEELVQEEEKNK, encoded by the exons ATGGATACTGCTCCTGATACATCTCCAAGTCCACCAGAGATTCAGTCGGGTGGGTTGATTCAGACACCGACTGCACCGGAGCCAATAAGCCCGACTACGATGGCAGTGAAATCTCCTCGTCGGAATGAAACTCCATCCATTTCATCTACATCTTTCTCGCTGGCACGATCCCTAGAGGACGAAGTGGGCGCAGGCAAGGAAGCCATGCTACATGCCGAGCAGATGGAGACTCGGTTGAAGGAGTTGCTCATATCAAACGAAACCCTGAAGACCAACATCCGA AAAACTTGTGAAAGTGGAACCAAATACTTAGGTTTAAAGAAGGAGCTGGAGAAGGTACGCCAAGAGCTTGATGAAGAACAAGCCAAGACCATTCGGCTTGAAAGGGAGAAAACTGCTATGGAAG AATCCGTGAAGAAAATCCTAGAAGAGAAAGACACCGCTcttgccaaagccaaagaggaagctGATGCTATGAGTAAGAAAGCCAACGATAGGTTGGAGGAGCTCCAAGAGGCCAGAGAGATGAAAGATCACTACCTGAAGGTGGCGGAGGACATGAAGAAGCAAATCGAAGCTCTAAAAGCATCTGAGTCTGAATGGCATACCAAATATGTGGAAAGGTCTGATCTTGCAGAAATGACCAAAATGAAGTACGAAAAGGATCTTGGCGAGCTCAAGCAAGGAATCTCCGACACCGAAACCTTCTTGGTGGGCCAGCTAGATGAGGTTAAGCAGAGGCTTGAGG TGTTTTGTTCCGATCCGATCATGGAGGCTCATAAAGTGCAGAAGGAGCTCGAAGCATATGGTATCGACATCAAAGAAACTCCTTGGGCATCCACTCGGGTTGCTGAGGCTGTAATCCGACTAGAAGAACGAGCAAAAGCAGCAAAAAGCGTCATAGCCCAAGTGAGAAAATCCATGAAGGGCATCAATGCGACTCTCCATCCTGGAGAAGAGGTCGATGAAGCTCTGCCCATTTGTTTACAACAACTTGAGCAGGTGCCTGGCCGAGTATCGAGGTGTAAGAAATCTGTTGCTCGCTGTGGGGCTAATGTAGCTCTAGCTCTCACCCGGGTTCACTTCCCCGAGATAAATGAAGCGAAGTTGCAGAACATTGGCGTGGGGAATCCGGAGGGCGAGGACTTTGAAGACCACATGCAAACTTTCATCAGAACCGCCAATCAGATTGCTTCCCTCATTGGCCTGGACCTGTCTGTTGAGCCGGCTAGAGTGCCAGACACCTCGGAGGAGGAGCTCGTACAAGAAGAAGAGAAAAACAAGTGA
- the LOC119342371 gene encoding uncharacterized acetyltransferase At3g50280-like, with product MGSIEHMEAAGTVRIVSRRMVRPSSGGGTPPSEVIHLTPWDLRLLTIDHIQKGILLPKPPVGGKRLVGALASSLERALDRYCHFAGRLAVEELGDGTVTVALRCTGEGAELVHASAPGLAVADLVGSMYTPSPVVWDLFSLNGVLDADAAIESLPVLSAQVTELADGVFVAVSMNHSVGDGTSFWEFFNAWSEIHRHQADVNVNGLNKMKMVSTPAPVLARWFVETSPVPIPLPFSKLQHVLRRFELPPVREGFFTFSAASVKKLKARANGEMAGVATAPISSLQALLAHLWRAVCRARRLAAGQETFYAVIIGCRGRVRGIPPGYVGNAVVPGRAVCAAGEVQEKGLGWTAWQLNRAVASFDEAALRAFLERWVREPTFAFTGDLSAAAAGGAGLETGSSPRFDVFGNDFGWGRPLGVRSGLGDKTDGKATVFEGPERGGSMSLEVCLAPAALERLVADHEFMDAVTLPARV from the coding sequence ATGGGCAGCATCGAGCACATGGAAGCTGCCGGCACTGTACGGATCGTATCCCGGCGCATGGTCCGGCCGTCCAGCGGAGGCGGCACGCCGCCGTCGGAGGTCATCCACCTAACGCCCTGGGACCTCCGCCTCCTCACCATAGACCACATCCAGAAGGGCATCCTCCTGCCCAAGCCCCCCGTCGGCGGCAAGCGCCTCGTCGGCGCCCTCGCGTCCTCCTTGGAGCGCGCCCTGGACCGGTACTGCCACTTTGCCGGCCGTCTCGCCGTCGAGGAGCTCGGCGACGGGACTGTCACCGTCGCTCTGCGCTGCACAGGAGAAGGCGCCGAGCTCGTCCACGCGTCGGCGCCCGGCCTGGCCGTCGCGGACCTCGTGGGCTCGATGTACACCCCGTCGCCGGTGGTCTGGGACTTGTTCTCGCTGAACGGTGTGCTTGACGCGGACGCGGCCATCGAGTCTCTCCCCGTGCTGTCTGCGCAGGTGACTGAGCTCGCCGACGGCGTGTTCGTTGCCGTGTCCATGAACCACTCCGTCGGCGACGGCACCTCCTTCTGGGAGTTCTTCAACGCATGGTCGGAGATCCACCGACACCAAGCCGACGTCAATGTCAACGGCCTAaacaagatgaagatggtctcgacGCCGGCGCCGGTGCTTGCGAGGTGGTTCGTCGAGACGAGCCCGGTGCCGATCCCATTGCCGTTCAGCAAGCTGCAGCACGTCCTCCGGCGGTTCGAGCTCCCGCCAGTGCGCGAAGGCTTCTTCACCTTCTCCGCCgcgagcgtgaagaagctcaaggcgaGGGCGAACGGCGAGATGGCGGGCGTCGCCACCGCGCCCATCTCGTCGCTGCAGGCCCTGCTCGCGCACCTCTGGCGGGCAGTGTGCCGAGCGCGGCGCCTCGCAGCGGGGCAGGAGACGTTCTACGCCGTCATCATCGGGTGCCGGGGGCGCGTGCGCGGCATCCCGCCGGGGTACGTGGGCAACGCGGTGGTGCCCGGCAGGGCGGTGTGCGCGGCCGGGGAGGTCCAGGAGAAGGGGCTGGGGTGGACGGCGTGGCAGCTGAACCGCGCCGTGGCGTCGTTCGACGAGGCGGCGCTGAGGGCGTTCCTGGAGCGCTGGGTCCGGGAGCCGACGTTCGCGTTCACCGGGGacctgtcggcggcggcggcggggggcgcgGGGCTGGAGACCGGGAGCTCGCCGCGGTTCGACGTGTTCGGGAACGACTTCGGGTGGGGAAGGCCGCTGGGCGTGCGGAGCGGCCTCGGCGACAAGACGGACGGGAAGGCGACGGTGTTCGAGGGGCCGGAGCGGGGAGGGAGCATGTCGCTGGAGGTGTGCCTGGCGCCGGCCGCGCTCGAGAGGCTGGTCGCCGACCACGAGTTCATGGACGCCGTGACCCTTCCCGCGCGCGTGTGA